A part of Bacillus thuringiensis genomic DNA contains:
- the nrdI gene encoding class Ib ribonucleoside-diphosphate reductase assembly flavoprotein NrdI, which produces MIVAYDSMTGNVKRFIHKLNMPAVQIGEDLVIDEDFVLITYTTGFGNVPERVLEFLERNNEKLKGVSASGNRNWGDMFGASADKISAKYEVPIVSKFELSGTNNDVEYFKERVREIATH; this is translated from the coding sequence ATGATAGTTGCATATGATTCTATGACAGGAAACGTGAAGCGTTTCATTCACAAATTAAATATGCCGGCCGTTCAAATTGGTGAAGATCTAGTAATAGATGAAGACTTTGTTTTAATTACGTATACAACAGGTTTTGGCAATGTACCAGAACGTGTTTTAGAATTTTTAGAGCGCAATAATGAAAAATTAAAAGGCGTATCTGCAAGCGGCAATCGTAACTGGGGAGACATGTTCGGTGCAAGTGCTGACAAAATTTCTGCTAAATATGAAGTGCCTATTGTATCAAAATTTGAGTTATCAGGAACAAATAACGATGTAGAATATTTTAAGGAAAGGGTGCGGGAGATTGCGACACATTGA
- a CDS encoding ribonucleotide reductase — MFQLQETSEINDYGTDDIIRRDINCNLGSLNIVNVMENKEIREAVHAGMEALTAVSDMTIIPNAPTVKKANDELHSVGLGAMNLHGYLSKNKIAYESAEAKEFARTFFMMLNYYSIEKSMEIAKEKGETFKDFDKSDYANGTYFEKYETTDYSPVTEKVQQLFEGIRIPTKEDWTSLKEQVQKNGLYNSYRLAIAPTQSISYVQNATSSVMPIVSQIESRTYANATTYYPMPYLSKDTFWYYKSSYDMNQFKLIDLIAEIQEHIDQGISTILYVNSDISTRELARYYIYAHKKGLKSLYYTRTRKLSVEECVACTV; from the coding sequence ATCTTCCAGCTTCAAGAAACTTCTGAAATAAATGATTACGGTACAGATGACATTATCCGTCGTGATATTAACTGTAACTTAGGATCGTTAAATATCGTAAATGTAATGGAAAATAAAGAAATTCGTGAAGCAGTTCATGCGGGAATGGAAGCTTTAACAGCTGTTTCTGATATGACAATCATTCCGAATGCACCGACTGTGAAAAAAGCTAATGATGAGCTTCATTCAGTTGGACTTGGCGCAATGAACTTACATGGATATTTATCAAAAAACAAAATCGCATATGAAAGTGCAGAAGCGAAAGAGTTCGCTCGTACATTCTTTATGATGTTAAATTACTACTCTATTGAGAAAAGTATGGAAATCGCTAAAGAAAAAGGCGAAACATTTAAAGACTTCGATAAGTCAGATTATGCGAACGGCACATACTTTGAAAAGTATGAAACGACAGATTATAGCCCAGTAACTGAAAAAGTTCAGCAACTATTTGAAGGAATTCGTATTCCGACAAAAGAAGATTGGACAAGTTTAAAAGAGCAAGTACAGAAGAATGGTTTATACAACTCATATCGTCTCGCAATTGCTCCGACACAATCGATCAGTTACGTTCAAAATGCAACTTCAAGCGTAATGCCGATCGTAAGTCAAATTGAGTCAAGAACGTATGCGAATGCGACAACATATTATCCAATGCCGTATTTATCAAAAGATACGTTCTGGTACTATAAATCGTCTTACGATATGAATCAGTTTAAATTAATTGATTTAATCGCAGAAATTCAAGAACATATTGACCAAGGAATTAGTACAATTCTTTACGTTAACAGTGATATTTCAACACGTGAATTAGCACGTTACTACATCTATGCACATAAAAAAGGCTTAAAGAGTCTGTATTATACGAGAACACGTAAATTAAGCGTGGAAGAGTGCGTGGCTTGTACCGTTTAA
- the nrdF gene encoding class 1b ribonucleoside-diphosphate reductase subunit beta, with product MRAVNWNKKEDDFSLMFWKQNIAQFWTEEEIAVSSDKNTWAQLSKEEQVAYKRVLGGLTLLDTKQGGEGMPLVLVHLENLQAKSVLAFMGAMEEVHAKSYSHIFTTLATEEEIDDIFEWVDNHPLLEKKAGIVTSYYRRLLKPEVTKKELYMAMVASVFLESYLFYSGFFYPLYLAGQGKLTASGEIINLIIRDESIHGVFVGILAQQLFAELSAEDQQEVQKETQELLMELYEIEMAYTEEIYTSIGLVEDVNRFVRYNANKGLMNLGLEPKFEEEEINPIVLNGLRTDTKNHDFFSVKGNGYVKATNVEKLADDDFVFNF from the coding sequence ATGCGTGCGGTAAACTGGAATAAAAAAGAAGATGATTTTAGTTTAATGTTTTGGAAGCAAAACATCGCTCAGTTTTGGACAGAAGAAGAAATCGCGGTATCTTCTGACAAAAATACTTGGGCACAATTATCAAAAGAAGAGCAGGTTGCTTATAAGCGTGTATTAGGTGGGTTAACACTTTTAGATACGAAACAAGGTGGCGAAGGGATGCCACTTGTACTTGTTCATCTTGAAAATTTACAAGCGAAAAGTGTATTAGCTTTCATGGGAGCTATGGAAGAAGTACATGCGAAGAGTTACAGTCATATTTTCACAACGTTAGCTACTGAAGAAGAAATTGATGATATTTTTGAATGGGTAGACAATCATCCATTACTTGAGAAAAAAGCTGGTATTGTTACTAGTTACTATCGTCGTTTATTAAAGCCTGAAGTAACGAAAAAAGAGTTATACATGGCAATGGTAGCAAGTGTATTCTTAGAAAGTTACTTATTCTATAGTGGATTCTTCTACCCACTTTACTTAGCAGGTCAAGGTAAATTGACGGCAAGTGGTGAGATTATTAACCTAATAATTCGTGATGAGTCAATTCACGGCGTATTCGTCGGTATTTTAGCACAACAACTCTTCGCAGAACTTTCTGCAGAGGATCAACAAGAAGTGCAAAAAGAAACACAAGAGTTATTAATGGAACTATATGAAATTGAAATGGCATACACAGAAGAAATTTACACTTCTATCGGTCTTGTAGAGGATGTAAATCGTTTCGTTCGTTACAATGCGAATAAAGGGCTTATGAACTTAGGACTTGAGCCGAAGTTTGAAGAAGAAGAAATTAACCCGATCGTTTTAAATGGTTTACGTACAGATACGAAAAACCATGATTTCTTCTCGGTAAAAGGAAATGGTTACGTAAAAGCAACGAACGTTGAAAAGTTAGCTGACGATGATTTCGTGTTTAATTTTTAA
- a CDS encoding GntR family transcriptional regulator, whose translation MKIEFSPNTPIYIQVMEYIKKEIVTGHLLPGDKIPSVRELASELQVNPNTIQRTFQELERDGVVVTRRGMGRYVTNEGEKIMELRKEMAKELLHSFIDGMDNLGFSEEEILTILRSSLHEKREESE comes from the coding sequence ATGAAAATAGAGTTTTCTCCAAATACACCAATTTACATTCAGGTAATGGAATACATAAAAAAAGAAATCGTAACAGGACATTTATTGCCTGGTGATAAAATTCCCTCCGTACGTGAATTAGCGAGTGAATTACAAGTGAATCCGAATACGATTCAGCGTACATTTCAAGAGCTAGAACGGGATGGAGTTGTTGTAACACGTAGAGGAATGGGACGATATGTAACGAATGAAGGGGAGAAAATTATGGAGCTGCGAAAAGAGATGGCGAAAGAATTACTTCATTCTTTTATAGATGGAATGGACAATTTAGGTTTTTCAGAAGAAGAAATTCTTACAATCCTTCGTTCTTCATTACATGAGAAGAGGGAGGAGAGCGAATGA
- a CDS encoding ABC transporter ATP-binding protein — MTELLKIENLWKRYGLKAVIRELNIEVTEGKIVGLVGDNGSGKTTLLKMIAGLQHPSEGSITIAGKQVGLETKEIVSFMSDKPVFDDWMMVKDSLFFYRDFYKDFDIQKAVDTIAEFKIPLEERITALSKGMVEKLQIILTFSRKAKLYVLDEPLGGIDLVSREHVLNLILQFYREDCTILISTHLINEVENIFDEVIFLKDGEIVLYENVEELRFQRGKAVTEVFKEVFSR; from the coding sequence ATGACAGAGCTATTAAAAATAGAAAACTTATGGAAGAGATACGGGTTAAAAGCAGTAATCCGTGAATTAAACATAGAGGTTACAGAAGGGAAAATCGTTGGGCTTGTTGGAGATAACGGGAGCGGGAAAACGACGTTATTGAAAATGATTGCCGGTCTGCAGCATCCTTCCGAAGGGAGTATTACAATCGCTGGTAAACAGGTCGGATTAGAAACGAAAGAAATTGTTTCCTTTATGTCGGATAAACCAGTATTTGATGATTGGATGATGGTAAAAGATTCTTTATTTTTCTATCGAGATTTTTATAAAGACTTCGACATTCAAAAAGCGGTAGATACGATTGCGGAATTTAAAATACCGTTAGAAGAAAGAATTACAGCTTTATCAAAAGGTATGGTTGAAAAGCTACAAATTATTTTAACCTTTTCAAGGAAAGCGAAGTTATACGTACTAGATGAACCACTAGGCGGAATTGATCTTGTTTCTAGAGAACACGTATTGAATCTCATTCTACAATTTTATCGAGAAGATTGTACGATACTAATCTCGACTCACTTAATAAATGAAGTTGAAAATATTTTTGATGAAGTAATCTTTTTAAAAGATGGGGAAATTGTATTGTATGAAAATGTAGAAGAGTTACGTTTTCAGAGAGGAAAAGCTGTTACAGAGGTGTTTAAGGAGGTGTTTAGTAGATGA
- a CDS encoding ABC transporter permease yields MKPSLIYMYNINKKQIIISLLSFIFVVAVAFVSLGNYIKQESGEVRQTIIVSFVILVYITFLAMIVIQSVSAFGKMTESTLFRLTSISGKKIVLAILLYAVIYLLIFELIGSIFLYGISMKIIKGTELYEVLFTQSVFNPLKHLFSTMLYVFNLSSILLVLLFSVASVKVFSLKKKKLKYPIVFFLFLLVTKLLGTIYEMLGGLAPTSAFITKLVYIDESSEANVFLYPEKLMNLYSIAFSIGIFVLLVHITGRIIDKKLEV; encoded by the coding sequence ATGAAGCCGAGCTTAATATATATGTACAATATAAATAAAAAGCAAATAATTATTTCTTTGTTATCATTTATATTCGTTGTCGCTGTAGCTTTCGTAAGTTTGGGGAATTATATTAAGCAAGAATCAGGAGAAGTAAGACAAACAATTATAGTTAGTTTCGTTATTCTAGTATATATAACCTTTTTAGCAATGATAGTTATTCAGTCGGTGTCTGCATTTGGAAAAATGACTGAAAGTACATTATTTCGGTTAACATCGATATCTGGCAAAAAGATTGTTTTAGCAATATTGTTATACGCTGTAATTTATTTACTTATTTTCGAATTAATAGGTTCTATTTTTTTATATGGTATTTCTATGAAAATAATAAAAGGTACAGAGCTCTATGAAGTATTATTTACTCAAAGTGTATTCAATCCACTAAAGCATCTCTTTAGTACTATGTTATATGTATTTAATTTATCTAGCATATTGCTAGTATTACTTTTTTCAGTAGCAAGCGTTAAAGTGTTTTCTTTGAAAAAGAAGAAGTTAAAATATCCAATTGTATTTTTCTTGTTTTTACTAGTAACAAAATTATTAGGTACTATATATGAAATGCTAGGAGGACTTGCACCTACATCTGCTTTTATTACAAAGTTAGTGTATATAGATGAATCATCAGAAGCAAATGTATTTCTCTATCCAGAAAAACTTATGAATTTATATAGTATTGCTTTTTCAATCGGTATATTTGTTTTACTTGTTCATATAACAGGTCGCATAATCGATAAAAAACTAGAAGTCTAA
- a CDS encoding ABC transporter ATP-binding protein: MGNVVVKLENVRKKIGGTEIIRGLSFEVREGEVYGFLGPNGSGKTTTIRMMTGLISMTEGDITICGHSIRSEREKALEQIGAIVENPELYDYMTGMQNLKHFANMAITPISKERIAEIVKLVELEHAIHKKVKTYSLGMKQRLGIAQALLHQPKILILDEPTNGLDPAGIRQIRDYLQRLAKEENIAVIVSSHLLSEIELMCDRVVIIKQGEFVQEYNLHEEAKHDEAVGVAFEVDEIQKANEIIKGKAQGNIIVVSITKEEIPQLVKRLVNNDVLVYGVTVQNKTLEDEFLAITGGVKA, from the coding sequence TTGGGAAACGTAGTAGTAAAATTAGAAAATGTTCGAAAAAAGATTGGTGGAACGGAAATTATTCGTGGTTTATCATTTGAAGTTCGTGAAGGGGAAGTGTACGGGTTTCTTGGACCGAACGGTAGCGGTAAGACGACGACGATCCGCATGATGACAGGTCTTATTTCAATGACAGAAGGCGATATTACAATTTGTGGTCATAGTATTCGCTCGGAGCGTGAAAAGGCACTAGAGCAAATTGGAGCGATTGTAGAAAATCCTGAACTATATGATTATATGACAGGAATGCAAAACTTAAAGCATTTTGCGAACATGGCAATTACACCAATTAGTAAAGAGCGCATTGCTGAAATTGTAAAACTTGTTGAATTAGAGCATGCGATTCATAAAAAGGTGAAAACATATTCACTTGGTATGAAACAACGTTTAGGAATTGCACAGGCATTACTTCATCAGCCGAAAATTTTAATTTTAGATGAACCGACAAATGGATTAGACCCAGCTGGTATTCGCCAAATTCGTGATTATTTACAACGTTTAGCGAAAGAAGAGAATATTGCTGTAATCGTATCAAGTCACTTATTAAGTGAAATTGAACTCATGTGTGATCGCGTCGTTATTATTAAACAAGGTGAGTTTGTACAAGAGTACAACTTACATGAAGAAGCGAAACATGATGAGGCAGTAGGTGTAGCGTTTGAAGTAGATGAAATTCAGAAAGCAAATGAAATCATTAAAGGTAAGGCGCAAGGAAATATCATTGTAGTATCTATAACGAAAGAAGAAATTCCACAGCTTGTAAAAAGACTTGTAAATAACGATGTGCTTGTATACGGAGTTACTGTTCAAAATAAAACGTTAGAGGATGAGTTCTTAGCGATTACAGGGGGAGTGAAAGCGTAA
- a CDS encoding ABC transporter permease, with translation MFKLIQNEFLKLHAKKGMYILIGVIAVLEILGVLAMLKWGDGSEFKGSYLDFASSEIGLITLFATIFGITIASRMITDEFQKGTIKQLLIRPRKRITVLFSKYITVLLTIVGIIFASTLIAMIIGGIVMDGSKTELTVGIVMKSTLYQVLSPFFFATLAFFLANVFRKSVLPLIITMFLFFLQGPINMVLMMFAKGVAKFVVFFHLNLSVYDSNKLVSGGTEPTFTEFTFTTSLLLVAAYFVVLLVASSALFQKRDVL, from the coding sequence ATGTTTAAATTAATTCAAAATGAATTTTTAAAGTTACATGCGAAAAAAGGTATGTACATTTTAATTGGTGTCATTGCAGTATTGGAGATTTTGGGAGTTTTAGCGATGCTGAAATGGGGAGACGGGAGTGAATTTAAAGGATCATATTTAGATTTTGCAAGTTCAGAGATTGGTTTAATTACTTTGTTTGCAACAATTTTTGGGATTACGATTGCTTCTCGTATGATTACTGATGAGTTCCAAAAAGGTACAATTAAGCAGTTATTAATCCGTCCAAGAAAACGAATTACAGTTTTATTCTCTAAATATATTACAGTGTTACTTACTATAGTAGGTATCATATTTGCTAGCACTTTAATTGCAATGATTATTGGCGGAATTGTAATGGATGGTAGTAAAACAGAATTAACGGTAGGAATCGTAATGAAATCTACTTTATATCAAGTACTTTCACCGTTCTTCTTTGCGACACTTGCATTTTTCTTAGCGAACGTATTTAGAAAGTCTGTATTACCATTAATTATTACGATGTTCCTCTTCTTCTTACAAGGACCAATTAATATGGTACTGATGATGTTTGCAAAAGGTGTAGCGAAATTTGTAGTGTTTTTCCATTTGAATTTAAGTGTGTACGATAGTAATAAACTAGTAAGTGGTGGAACGGAACCAACATTTACAGAGTTTACATTTACAACTTCATTATTACTTGTAGCTGCATACTTTGTTGTATTACTTGTAGCATCAAGTGCATTATTCCAAAAACGTGACGTATTATAA
- a CDS encoding CPBP family intramembrane glutamic endopeptidase, with amino-acid sequence MHYAFSRIRLRSFFGWMIIGLFLTMIPLDLANVSENTMEVISQITLFFVFPLFWLYVKTNKNNVVFNSFFDKPGRLPWGLIVLATIMGMIFSVGISHIQFYILAHTLPNFLITMLEDGNVINTSNIYMTIFTFISACVLAPIMEEVIFRGFFLQRMAYKWGIKKAIIISSLIFGLGHFDVIGAFMFGVVMCLLYIKTKNIWTNIAVHALNNLIATSMQFVGGEESGAISIPELQAQSNLWIGIGLTVVGLLWLIPYVWKQWRTVKEVGVPPVRFINEEKVVSASQENEVYSQVIVTDRLMAVELPDEAVNKLRLEENDYVTVSVEEDKIVIKKAHDR; translated from the coding sequence ATGCACTATGCATTTTCACGTATAAGACTACGTAGTTTTTTTGGATGGATGATTATAGGGTTGTTCCTTACGATGATCCCATTAGATCTAGCAAATGTTTCTGAGAATACGATGGAAGTTATTTCACAAATAACTTTATTTTTTGTATTTCCGTTATTTTGGTTATACGTAAAAACAAATAAAAACAATGTTGTATTTAACAGTTTTTTTGATAAGCCAGGACGTTTACCGTGGGGATTAATTGTATTAGCAACGATAATGGGAATGATTTTTTCTGTCGGTATATCTCATATTCAATTTTACATATTAGCACATACGTTACCGAATTTCTTAATTACTATGTTAGAAGACGGAAACGTTATTAATACAAGTAACATATATATGACGATATTTACTTTCATTTCAGCATGTGTATTAGCACCTATTATGGAAGAGGTTATTTTTAGGGGATTCTTTTTACAGCGAATGGCTTATAAATGGGGAATTAAAAAAGCTATAATCATATCTTCACTTATTTTTGGTTTAGGACATTTTGATGTTATTGGTGCATTTATGTTTGGTGTTGTTATGTGTCTTTTATACATAAAGACGAAAAATATATGGACGAATATCGCTGTACATGCTCTAAATAATTTAATTGCAACAAGTATGCAATTTGTAGGTGGAGAAGAGAGCGGTGCAATTTCAATTCCTGAATTACAAGCACAAAGTAATTTATGGATCGGTATTGGTCTTACAGTTGTTGGGTTACTTTGGTTAATTCCTTACGTTTGGAAACAATGGCGTACAGTAAAAGAAGTGGGTGTGCCACCAGTGCGCTTCATAAATGAGGAAAAAGTAGTGAGTGCATCACAAGAAAATGAAGTGTATAGTCAAGTGATCGTAACAGATAGATTGATGGCCGTAGAACTACCAGATGAGGCTGTAAATAAGCTTCGGTTAGAAGAAAATGATTATGTAACAGTATCTGTAGAAGAAGATAAAATTGTTATAAAGAAAGCGCATGATAGATAA
- a CDS encoding DUF3913 family protein yields MKIWFYEKTAQLDDLLGIWDNVPTIPRIGEKVEILKTVRTVTDIKYVKNGNNFRVEIITN; encoded by the coding sequence TTGAAAATCTGGTTTTATGAAAAAACGGCACAATTAGATGACTTGCTTGGCATTTGGGACAATGTTCCGACTATCCCTCGAATTGGTGAAAAAGTGGAAATTTTAAAAACAGTCCGCACTGTTACAGATATTAAATATGTAAAGAACGGTAATAATTTTCGTGTAGAAATTATTACAAATTAA